The genomic interval CTCGCCGTCCAGCAAGGTGCGGCGGCGCTGCGGGTCGATCACGAGCCCATCGTGCTCGACCGGGCCCGAGGTCTTCGCCGTGCGGATGTTGTCCATCCGCCGGAGGATCGCCTTCACCCGAACGGCGAGTTCACGCAGACTGAACGGCTTGGTGAGGTAGTCGTCGGCGCCGGCCGCGAAGCCCGCCACCTTGTCGGTCTCGTCGGTCCGCGCCGTCAGCATCAGCACGGGCGTCCAGCCGTCACGCTGGATCTCGCGGCACACCTCGAGTCCGTCCATCCCCGGGAGCATCAGGTCGAGCACCACGAGATCCGGGTGGTGTTCGCCGTGGAGGCGGATCGCCTCGGGTCCGTCGAAGGCAACCTGGACGCTGTAGCCCTCGGACTCGAGCCGCAGACGAACCGCCTCGGCGATCGCCTCCTCGTCGTCGACCACCAGCACGGATCGTTGTTCGCTCATACGCCCCATCGTAGCGGGGACGGCGTAGCGGAGCGCCGACGGCGGTGTGGAGAAATCGTGGTTCGGGTGCTCTGAGCAGCGCCGTCGGTGCGTCAGGGACCGAGCTGCAACGGCTTGGTGATGTCGACGAGCACCGCCGCGGAAGTGAACAGAACGAAGAAGGTCAGCACGACCGCGGCGATCGGCACGAGGCGCCGGACGTCCACCCGCTTGCCCCGGATCTTCTCGATCACGAGCACGGCGAGGTGCCCTCCGTCGAACGGCGGCAGCGGCAGGAGGTTCAGCAGACCCACGAAGATGTTGATCCCCCCGAAGAGGAACAGCAGCTGGAAGAACCGTCCTCCCTGCGAAAGCTCTCCTGCGGCACCCGCGAGACCGACCGCACTTGCGGGATCTGTGATCTCACGCTCGGCATCCGTGAAGACGAGCTCGTACATCCGGCCGATCCCTTGGGGTCCGAAGATCCGTCCCGCCTCCCCGACCGAGGCGGAGATGCTCGTCCACACCATGCGGCCGCCCTCGACGATGGAGCCCGGGAAACCGATCGGTTCGGGATCGGTGCCGCTGAGCACAACGCCGATCCTCGGAACGGACTCCCCCTCCACCTCCGCAAGGACCGGATCGGCTGTGACACTGAGCGAGCGACCGTTGCGCTCCAGCTCGAGGTGAAGGGTTTCCCCCTGATTCGACCGGACATAGTCGGTGAACGCATCCGGTGACGGATCGATGAGCACGGGGTTGTCGCCGGCCTGTACTCGCACCACCCGATCGCCGACCTCGATCCCTGCGTCGGTCGCAGGCGACGACACGCCGTCAAGCGTCGGCTCGACCCGACTGAACGTTACTGACTCGGTCGGCAACAACCCGCCGGCGAACGTCAGCGCGATCGCGAAGAAGATGAAGGCGATCACGAAGTGGGTGAACGGTCCGGCCGCGATCACGACGGCACGTTGCCACATCGGCCTCTCGTAGTAGGTGCGGGAATGGTCGGGATCGGTCGTCGGGACCGGCCGGAAGGGATCCATGCCGGCGATCTTCACGTAGCCGCCCGCGGGGATCGCCTTGATGCCGTATTCGGTCTCGCCGCGACGTGTCGACCAGAGCTTCGGGCCGAAGCCGACGAAGTACTCCTCGACCTTGAATCCGAACAGCTTCGCGAAGCCGAAGTGGGCAGCCTCGTGAATCAGGATCACGAGGAGCAGCATCACGATGAAGGCGGTGACGCCCACGGCCGTGCTCATGGGTTAGTTCTCCTCGAGCAGTTCGGAAGCACGTTTGCGCGCCCACGTGTCGGCCCGCTCGAGGTTGACGATCGACACGACCGAGGGCGCCTCGTGTTCGTCCACCACGGTCTGGACGACCTCGACGATCCGCGTGAGCGGGATCTTCCCCTCGAGGAAGGCCATGACGGCGACCTCGTTGGCCGCATTCATTACGGCAGGGAACGTCTGCCCGAGCTGCCCCACCCGGTAGGCAAGATCGAGCGCCGGGAACGCCTCCCGGTCGACGGGTTCGAACGTGAGGCTCGAGTCAACGATCGGAACCGAGTCGATACCGGTCGGCAGGCGCTCGGGCCAGCCGAGCGCGAGCTGGATCGGCAGGCGCATGTCCGGCGAGGCGATCTGCGCGGTCATCCCTCCGTCTCGGAACTCAGCCATCGCGTGGACGAGCCCTTCCGGGTGCACGACCACGTGGATCGAGGAGTACTCCAGGTCGAACAGGTAGTGCGCCTCGATCACCTCGAGTCCCTTGTTCATCAGGGTCGCCGAGTCGATCGTGATCTTCGGACCCATCTGCCACACCGGATGGGCCAGGGCCTCCTTGACCGAGGCCCGCGTCAGCTCGCTTCGTGTCCACCCTCGGAACGGACCGCCTGAGCCCGTGAGGATCACCCGCTTGAGGTCCTCGCGACGTTCACCCCGAAGGCACAGAGCGAGCGCGGCATGCTCGGAGTCCACGGGGATCAGACGCTCCGGCTCGCCCTTGATCAGATCCTTCACGAGCTCCCCACCCACGACCAGGCTCTCCTTGTTCGCGAGAGCGAGCGTCTTGCCGCTCTGCAACGAGGCCATCGTGGGACCGAGTCCGGCGGAGCCGACCAGCGCGTTCAGCACCATGTCGGCTTCGGTGTCTCGCGCCAGTCGCTCGGCGGCGTCAGGTCCGACGAGGAGCTCGACCCCCTTGATCCCTTCGAGCTTCTCCTTGAGGTCGACCGATGCCGTCTCGTCGGCGATCGCGATGAAGGGCGGCAGGAACTCGCGGATCTGTCCGATCAGCAGCTCGTGGTTGGTTCCCGCCGACAACCCGACGACCTTGAACCGATCCGGATTGCGACGCACGACATCGAGCGCTTGGGTTCCGACGGAACCGGTGGAACCGAGGATGATCAGCGAGCGCATCGTCACCTAGGGTACCCCGGCTCCGTGACAAGTCGAGGAAACGACACCGCGTTCCCGACCCGCCGGGACGGTCCGACCGCCCCGCACCGGGTTCCCACTCCTGGTTCGCAGTATCGGGGCCTCCGGACGTGACAGCGATACCCGGCGTTGGGTACGCGTGCGAATCCCCAGGTCACGGCCCCGGAAGGTTTCGGGCAGAGGCCCGGATGAGCCGGAACCCGCTGGTCAGAGGAAGATCCGGAAGTACAGGAACGCCGCTGGTGCCACGAACAGCAGCGAGTCGATCCGGTCGAGCACGCCACCGTGTCCGGGGAGGATGCTTCCCATGTCCTTCACATCGAGGTCTCGCTTCATCAGCGATTCCGCGAGATCGCCGAGAGGCGCGAAGATCGCGACCACGATCGCGAGTCCGATCGAACGCTGGATCGTGTCGAGCGGATCGACGAGTGAGGAGAGGATCCCGGCCGCCACGATCAGGGTGAGCGTTGCCGCGATCGCGCCCTCCCAGGACTTCTTCGGACTGATCGATTGCGCGAGCGGGCGGCTTCCCCACACCGAACCGAAGGCGAACGCCGCCGTGTCGTAGATGAACGTCAGCGCGATCACCGAGATCATCAGAGCACGCCCGTCGAGCGCGTCCAGCGACAACGTGATCAGGGCGTAGCCGGCAAGCAGGGAGACGTAGACGACCGGCAACATCGTCGAGCCGATCGCAACCACGAGGTGCTTGCGGTGCGCGGGCGGGATCGTCATGTACCACAGGAAGGTGGCGATCGTTCCGAGCGCGAGCATCGCGAGCATCGCCGGCTCGCCGTGGAAATAGCCGGCGGCGAGGACGAGCGCACCGGTGACCAACCCGACGATCGTGGCGGGCTGCAGGTGGCGCTTCTGCATCACCGCGTACAGCTCGCCCTGGGCGAGCAGCACGAGAGCCGATGCGACGAGCGCGAAGACACCGCGCCCGATCGCGAGGCTCAACAGGGCGATGGCGACCAGGACCACGCCCGTGAGGAACGCGGCCGGCATGTCGCGCCCTCCGCGTCCGCTCTCTTCGACGCCGCCGACCTCGACGGAGGTCGGCTCTTGCCAGCTGGGACCCTCTCCGCCGACGACCACCGGGTCGGACCCCTCGCCCTCGTCGAGGTCGGCGAGGAGTGATCGCTCTACCTCGGTTTCGGCCGCGAACGGCCGGTCCGTGTCGTAG from Actinomycetota bacterium carries:
- a CDS encoding response regulator transcription factor — its product is MSEQRSVLVVDDEEAIAEAVRLRLESEGYSVQVAFDGPEAIRLHGEHHPDLVVLDLMLPGMDGLEVCREIQRDGWTPVLMLTARTDETDKVAGFAAGADDYLTKPFSLRELAVRVKAILRRMDNIRTAKTSGPVEHDGLVIDPQRRRTLLDGEEVGLTPLEFEILATLATEPGVVFSREDLMDKVWGYRDYAGGRVVDSHVARIRRKLDEDGNEPRFIRTVHGVGYAFQDGS
- a CDS encoding site-2 protease family protein, which translates into the protein MSTAVGVTAFIVMLLLVILIHEAAHFGFAKLFGFKVEEYFVGFGPKLWSTRRGETEYGIKAIPAGGYVKIAGMDPFRPVPTTDPDHSRTYYERPMWQRAVVIAAGPFTHFVIAFIFFAIALTFAGGLLPTESVTFSRVEPTLDGVSSPATDAGIEVGDRVVRVQAGDNPVLIDPSPDAFTDYVRSNQGETLHLELERNGRSLSVTADPVLAEVEGESVPRIGVVLSGTDPEPIGFPGSIVEGGRMVWTSISASVGEAGRIFGPQGIGRMYELVFTDAEREITDPASAVGLAGAAGELSQGGRFFQLLFLFGGINIFVGLLNLLPLPPFDGGHLAVLVIEKIRGKRVDVRRLVPIAAVVLTFFVLFTSAAVLVDITKPLQLGP
- the dxr gene encoding 1-deoxy-D-xylulose-5-phosphate reductoisomerase, whose protein sequence is MRSLIILGSTGSVGTQALDVVRRNPDRFKVVGLSAGTNHELLIGQIREFLPPFIAIADETASVDLKEKLEGIKGVELLVGPDAAERLARDTEADMVLNALVGSAGLGPTMASLQSGKTLALANKESLVVGGELVKDLIKGEPERLIPVDSEHAALALCLRGERREDLKRVILTGSGGPFRGWTRSELTRASVKEALAHPVWQMGPKITIDSATLMNKGLEVIEAHYLFDLEYSSIHVVVHPEGLVHAMAEFRDGGMTAQIASPDMRLPIQLALGWPERLPTGIDSVPIVDSSLTFEPVDREAFPALDLAYRVGQLGQTFPAVMNAANEVAVMAFLEGKIPLTRIVEVVQTVVDEHEAPSVVSIVNLERADTWARKRASELLEEN
- a CDS encoding phosphatidate cytidylyltransferase; translated protein: MTDRDQDKDELFEDLDKFFAPIQDVEWPEHDDAVPAAAPPTQTPASADEPTTDDEDPFAAPDEPVDPAGRPERQVDIYAEVEEGADAPFSERAAGDEPADDGSSVVEGIRVRPIGQPSAEPDPGVSVEGSTGDLFEEPTGELGGASDAAGWPFPAEAEVEVVDETDIVDVVEPVDAAPVEPVAEGPDVEAAAEHFATSVRAETGEEPPAPGPGDGLGDLPATDEPALEPYLTEEMPTQQGTEAEQVEVYETETVVGEPYDTDRPFAAETEVERSLLADLDEGEGSDPVVVGGEGPSWQEPTSVEVGGVEESGRGGRDMPAAFLTGVVLVAIALLSLAIGRGVFALVASALVLLAQGELYAVMQKRHLQPATIVGLVTGALVLAAGYFHGEPAMLAMLALGTIATFLWYMTIPPAHRKHLVVAIGSTMLPVVYVSLLAGYALITLSLDALDGRALMISVIALTFIYDTAAFAFGSVWGSRPLAQSISPKKSWEGAIAATLTLIVAAGILSSLVDPLDTIQRSIGLAIVVAIFAPLGDLAESLMKRDLDVKDMGSILPGHGGVLDRIDSLLFVAPAAFLYFRIFL